DNA from Oryzisolibacter sp. LB2S:
TCTTCGATGCCGACAAGGGCCTGGGCGGCGGGGCCGTCGTATGCAAGGCGCGCCGCCAGGGCGCGGGCGCGCAGGATCCCTGGGCGCCCTGCCCGGCCGAGGAGGTGGCAGCCGCCATCCGCGCCGAGCGGCCCGCCGTGGTCTTTGCCCCGCATGTGGAGACGGCCAGCGGCATCATGCTCTCCGACGACTACATCCGCACCGTGAGCGCGGCCGCGCACGAGGTGGGGGCGCTCTTCGTGCTCGACTGCGTGGCCTCGGGCGCCATGTGGGTGGACATGCAGGCCACGGGCGTGGATGTGCTCATCAGCGCCCCGCAGAAGGGCTGGAGCAGCTCGCCCTGCTGCGCCATGGTCATGCTCAGCGAACGCGCGCGCCAGGCCATAGAGGCCACGCAAAGCTCGAGCTTTTCCTGCGACCTGAAGAAATGGATGCAGATCGCCGAGGGCTACGAGAAGGGCCAGCATGCCTATCACACCACCATGCCCACGGACGCGTTGGTGCAGCTGCGCGACGTGATGCTGGAGACGCGTGACTATGGCTTTGCCAAGGTGCGCGCCGAGCAGATCGAGCTGGGCGCCAAGGTGCGCGCGCTGCTCGAGTCGCGCGGCTTTCCGAGCGTGGCCGCCGAGGGCTGGAAGGCGCCCGGTGTGGTCGTGAGCTACACCACCGACCCGGGCATCCAGAGCGGCAAGAAGTTTCTCGAGATCGGCCTGCAGACCGCCTCGGGCGTGCCGCTGCAGTGCGACGAGGGCGCGGACTTCCAGACCTTCCGCATCGGCCTGTTCGGGCTCGAGAAATGGCACAACGTGGAGCGCACCGTGGGCCATCTGGCGGCGGCGCTCGACAGGCTGGCCCCGGGTCGCTGATTCTGGCCGCCGGCGCGCGCCGTGGCGGCCGCCGGCACCCGCTCCATGCCCGACCCACAGCCCACCACTGACACACCCGCTGGCGCAGCCGCTGATGCGCAGGCGGGCGGCGTGCCGGAGCGCCAGGCCCAGCTCGTGCGCGCCAAGCGCCAGGCCACGGGGCTGCTCGTGGCCGTGGTCTGCGTGTTCGCGCTCACCTATCTGCTGCCGCCCGGCCTGCTGCAGGCCTGCCTGCGCGCCATGTCCGAGGCGGCCATGGTGGGCGCGCTGGCCGACTGGTTTGCCGTCTCGGCGCTGTTTCGGCGCATACCGCTGCCCGTGCTGCAGCGCCACACCGACATCATTGCGCGCAACAAGGAGCGCATAGGCGGCAATCTCGCGGGCTTTGTGCGCGACAAGTTTCTCGACGGCCCCTCGCTCGTGGCCATGATCCGCCGCCATGACCCGGCCGGCATGCTCGCGCAGTGGCTGGCCGAGCCCGCGAATGCCGGACTGCTCGGGCGCCAGGTGGGGCGTCTGGCGCTCACGGCGCTGGACACGGTGGAGGACGCGAAGATCCAGTCCTTTCTGAGCCAGGCGGCGCGCGCCCTGCTCGGGCAGATCGACCTGTCGCGCTCCATGGCCGCGGCCCTGGGCGCGCTGACCTACGAGGGGCGCCATCAGGTGCTGCTCGACGACCTGCTCGAGCGCCTGGGCACCATGGTGCGCAACGAGGAGACGCGCGCCTTCGTCGCCGACACGCTGGTGCAGTGGCTGCGGCGCGAGCACCCGCTCAAGCAAAAGCTGCTGCCCACCGACTGGCTCTCGGGCAAGGGCGCGGCCGCCATCACCCATGCCGTGGACACGCTGCTCAAGACCGTGGCCGAGGACCCGCGCCACGAGCTGCGCGAGGCGCTGGACGCCGGCGTGCAGCGCCTCATCACGCGCCTGCAGACCGACCCGGACTGGGCGCGCCGCGCGCAAGACGTGCGCGCCTACCTGCAGAACGACGAGCTGCTGGGCCGCTACGTGAGCGAGCTCTGGGCCGACATGCGCGCGCGGCTGCGCGCCGACCTGGCCAACAGGGATTCGGAGCTGTCACGCCGCGTGGCCGCCATGGGCCAGTGGCTGGGCCTGGCGCTGGCCGGTGACGCTGCCCTGCGCGTGCGCCTGAACGTGCGCCTGCAGCTGTGGGTGGCCAGCTTCTCGTCCGAGCTCGCGCAGTCCGTGGCCGAACATATCCGCACCACGGTGCAGCGCTGGGACGCCCAGGAGATGGCGCGCCTGGTGGAGCTGCACATAGGCCGCGACCTGCAGTACATCCGCATCAACGGCACGGTGGTCGGCGGCGCCATAGGGCTGCTGCTGTTCGCGCTGTCGCATGCGGGCGCCCTCTGGGCCTTGGTCACGGCAGGGTGAACTATTGATTTGATAGCTGCCGGCGCTTTATGGTTGGGCGCTGGAGCCGTTTTTTTGCCTTGAGTTTGACCTGCGGCCATCAGCCCGCGTTCATCACGCCGAGGATCAGGACGCGCGCGCCGCTCCAGATGATTTCCACGCCCACGCACAGCAGCATGAAGGCCATGAGGCGCAGGAACACGATCTGCCCGGTCTCGCCCAGGCGCTGCAGTACGCGGTTGGCATAGCGAAACGTCAGCGCCACCAGCATCCCGAGCAGCACGGCGCCCACCAGGCCGCCGGCGATGTTGACCATGGTCTCCGTCACGCTGCGCCGGGAGTGCAGGCTGGCGCCGACGGCGATGGCCACGGCGATGGAGCCGGGGCCGCAGGTCAGCGGAAAGGTCAGCGGGTAGAAGGCCTTGATGCGCACGCGGTCCTCGCTCAGGGACTGGGCCATCTGGGTCGTGTCCTCGCTGGTGCTCTGCTGCGCGTTGAGCATGCGCCAGGCGATGGAGGCGACGATCATGCCGCCGGCCACGCGCACCACGGGCAAGGACACGCCGAAGAAGTCCAGCAGGTAGGAGCCGCTGAGCATGGCGCCGGCCAGCAGCAGCGCGATGTTCTTGCCAATGCGCCGCGCCAGGGCCGCGCGCCCGCCGTCGCTCATGCCGCGCGTGAGGTCCACGAACACCGGCGCCGTCGCCAGCGGGTTGATGATGGGCAGCACGCCCGCCAGGGTGAACAGCAGGCTTTTGCCGAAGGCGAGCAGCAGGTGTGGGAGGGGCAGGTCCATGCGCGCTACTGTACGCGCGCCGCAGCGCCGCAAATGGCGATGCGGTGACTAAAAGCGCGGCAGATCCGGGTGCGCAAGGCGCCCGCCGCGTACCAGCATCTTGCCGTACTCGGCGCAGCGGTTGAGCGTGGGGATGACCTTGCCGGGGTTGAGCAGGCCGGACGGGTCGAACGCGTGCTTGAGGGCGATCATCTGCGCGTTCTCCTCGGTGGTGAACTGGGTGCACATGCTGTTGAGCTTTTCCACGCCCACGCCATGCTCGCCCGTCACGGTGCCGCCCATGGCCACGCTGGTCTCGAGGATGTCGGCGCCGAACAGCTCGCAGCGGTGCAGCTCGTCCGGGTCGTTGGCATCGAACAGGATCAGCGGGTGCAGATTGCCGTCGCCGGCATGGAACACGTTGCAGCAGCGCAGGCCGTATTTCTTCTCCATCTCCTGGATGGCGAGCAGGATGTCGGCCAGGCGTTTTCTTGGGATGGTCGAATCCATGCACATGTAGTCGGGGCTGATGCGCCCGCTGGCTGGAAAGGCGTTCTTGCGCCCGCTCCAGAAGCGCATGCGCTCGGCCTCGTCCTGGCTCACCGAGATGGCGGTGGCGCCCGCGGCGCGCAGCACCTCGCTCATGCGGCCTATCTCTTCCTCGACCTCCTCGGGCGTGCCGTCGCTCTCGCACAGCAGGATGGCCTCGGCCGTGAGGTCGTAGCCGGCCTTGACGAAGTCCTCCACGGCCGCGGTCATGGGCTTGTCCATCATCTCCAGGCCCGCGGGGATGATGCCCGCGGCGATCACCGCGGCCACGGCGTCGCCGGCCTTCCTCACATCGTCGAAGCTGGCCATGATGCAGCGCGCGAGCTGCGGGCTCGGTATCAGGCGCACCGTGACCTCCAGCGCCACGGCCAGCATGCCCTCGCTGCCGATGGCTGCGGCCAGCAGGTCGTAGCCCGGCGTGTCCAGGGCCTCGCTGCCGAAGGTCACGGGCTCGCCCTCGGCCGTGAAGCCTCGCACGCGCAGCACGTTGTGCACCGTCAGGCCGTATTTCAGGCAGTGCACGCCGCCCGAGTTCTCGGCCACGTTGCCGCCTATGGTGCAGGCGATCTGGCTGCTCGGGTCGGGCGCGTAGTACAGGCCGTGGGGGGCCGCGGCCTCGCTGATGGCCAGGTTGCGCACGCCGCATTGCACGCGCGCCGTGCGGCTCACGGGGTCGACATCGAGGATGCGGTTGAACTTGGCCAGCGACAGCGTCACGCCCATGGCGTGCGGCATGGCGCCGCCCGACAGGCCCGTGCCCGCGCCGCGTGCCACCACCGGCACCTGCAGGCGGTGGCAGGTCTTGAGCACGGCCTGCACCTGTTCCTCGGTCTCGGGCAGGCAGACGACCAGGGGGCGCTGGCGGTAGGCCGTGAGCCCGTCGCATTCATAGGGGGTGGTGTCCTCGGACTGCCACAGCAGCGCATGCTGCGGAACGCAGGCCGAGAGGGCCTGCACGACTTCTTGCTGGCGCGCGGCACGTTCGGGGGCGGAAGCGGTGGGGGAGGGGCTGCTGCTCATGGGGCGCAACTGTAGGCCAGACGGCGCGTCCATGGCGTGAGTTTTCTTGCAGAGCGGTGTGAACGGGCTTGTGCCGTTCGCTATTTTAATAATAGCTTGTAGCGCTTTATGGACGGACGCTGGAGCCTTGTTTTGCCTACATTTTCCTGTGCCGATCGGAATGGGTGCAGCCCCGGCGAGGGCGCGCAGCGGCTCGGGCGGATGTCACGCCATGGCCCGGCGCAGCCAGTCGGCAAAGGCCGCGCATTCCCAGCGGTCCATGGTGCCGGTGTGCCAGCACAGGTAATGGGCGTGGGGGCTGGGGGCGTCGATGTCGAACAGCCGCACCAGCGTGCCCTGCTCCAGCCAGGGCGCGGCGAGCTTCAGGCGCGCCGGGGCCACGCCCATGCCGGCGGCGGCGGCGTCGCACATCAGGCCCACGTCGTTGAACTGCGATCCCTCGTTGGGCTCGGCCCAGTCCAGGCCGACGACGGCAAACCAGCTGCGCCAGGGCTCGAGCGGGCTGCGCAGCAGGGGCAGTCCCTCCAGGTCCTCGGGGCGGTCGAAGGGGCCGTGCTCGCGCACGAAGGCGGGCGAGGCCAGGGGCGTGAGCACATCGCGCGAGATTTCCACATGCTCCACGTCGGCATAGTGGCCGGGGCCGTAGCGCACGACCAGGTCGGCATCCTCGGCCAGCACGTCCAGCAGCGGGATGGAGACATGCAGCGCCAGGTCGATCTCGGGGTAGGCCTCGGTGAACTGGCGCAGGCGCGGGATCAGGATGGCGCGCGCGAAGGTCGGGGTGACGGCGATCTTCAGGCGCCGCTTGCCCGGCGCTGCACCGCCGCCCGGAAAGTGCTGCAGCGCGGTCAGGCCCTCGCGCACATGGGCCAGGTAGGCGCTGCCGTCGGTGGTGAGGGAGAAGTCGGCACGCCCGAACAGGCGCGTGCCCAGGATCTGCTCGAGCTGCTTGACGCGGTGGCTCACCGCGCTGGGCGTGACGCACAGCTCGTCGGCCGTCAGCGTCACGCTGCGCAGCCGCGCCAGGGCCTCGAAGGTCAGCAGGCACTGGATGGGCGGTATGCGTCTTGCGGCGCTGGCGCTGAACGAGGCGGCCATGGCGGCGGGCGGGCTGGGGATCAGCGAAAGACCACGGTCTTGTGGCCGTTGAGCAGCACGCGGTGCTCGCTGTGCCACTTGACGGCACGCGCGAGCACCAGGCTTTCGGTGTCGCGCCCGCGTGCGGTCAGATCCTCCACGGCGTCCGTGTGATCGGCGCGCGCCACGTCTTGTTCGATAATCGGCCCCTCGTCGAGGTCGGCCGTGACGTAGTGGGCGGTGGCGCCGATGAGCTTCACGCCCCGGTCATGCGCCTGGTAATAGGGCTTGGCGCCCTTGAAGCTCGGCAGGAAGCTGTGGTGGATGTTGATCGCGCGGCCCGCCAGTTTGGTGCACAGCTCGTTGGACAGCACCTGCATGTAGCGCGCCAGCACCACCAACTCGGCGCCTTCGGATTCGATGATCTCGTACTGCCGTGCCTCGGCCTGGGCCTTGGTGGCGGCGGTGACTGGAATGTGGTGAAACGGAATGTTGTAGCTCGCGGCCAGCTGGTAGAAGTCGCGGTGGTTGCTGATGATGGCGCGAATGTCGATGGGCAGCAGGCCGCTTTTCACGCGGAACAGCAGGTCGTTGAGGCAATGGCCCTCGCGGCTGACCATGAGCACGGTGCGCATGGCCTCGGACTTGGCGTGCAGGCTCCAGCGCATGGCGTAGGGCTCGGCAAACCGCGCCAGGTGTTCCTTGAGCGTGGCGCAGTCATGCTCGGCGCAGGCGAACTGCACGCGCATGAAGAACAGGCCGGTGGCGTCGTCGTTGTACTGGGCGGCCTCTTCGATGTTGCCGCCATGCTCGAGCAGAAAGCCCGAGACGGCGTGCACCAGCCCCAGTCGGTCGGGACAGGACAGGGTAAGTATGTAGGCGGGAGTCATGGTGCGCATTGTCGCAGCAGGTTTCCGCCCTTTGCGGAGTGATGATGAAAACGATTGCGCCGGAGGGCGACCTCCGGATGGCCCCGTGGTGGGGCATGGCGCTGTATCTGGCGGCGGGCATTGTCTGGGTGTCCGTGGGTGATGCGCTGCTTGAGCACTGGGTGCGCACGCCCGAGCAGCTCGCGCGCTGGCAGACCGTCAAGGGCGGGCTCTACGTGGTCTTCACCGGCTTGCTGGCCTGGTGGCTGCTCGCGCAGATGCGCAGCGCCGAGCGCCTGCGCCATGCCGCGCTCGAGCGCAGCGAGACCATGCTGCGCCTGGCGCTCGACGGCAGCGGCAGCGGCATGTGGGACTGGGATCTGGCGCGCCGGCGCACGAGCGGATCGCCCGGCCTGTGGCGCCTGCTGCGCTGCAGCGAGCAGCGGCCGCCGCAGCGGCTGAACCTGCTGCGCCGCCTGCATCCCGAGGACCGCCCGCGTCTGCACCGCGCGGTGCTGCGCGCCATTGCCACGGGCAAGCCCTTCGACGAGAGCGCGCGCCTGCAATGCTTCGACGGCAGCTACTGCTGGTTCCAGGCGCGCGGGCAGTGCCATCGCGACGCACAGGGGCGGCCGGTGCGCTTCTCGGGCATCCTCACCGATCTCACGGACAGCCGCGCGGCCGACGAGCGTCAACGCCTGGCCAGCACCGTGGTGGACAACGCCGTCGAGGGCGTGATCGTGGCCGACGCCCAGGGCCACATTCTCTCGGTCAACCCCGCGGTCACGCGCGTGCTGGGCTATTCCGAGGGCGAGCTGCTGGGGCGCAATCCGCGCATCCTCCAGTCCGGGCGCCACGACCGCGCGTTCTACGAGGCCATGTGGGGCGCGGTGCGGCGCACGGGCCGCTGGCAGGGCGAGATCTGGAACCGGCGCAAGAACGGCGAGGTCTTTCCCGAGCACATGTCGCTGTCGGCGGTGCGTGATGCGGAAGGCGAGATCACGCACTACGTGTGCATGTTCAGCGACATCTCGCACGAGAAGGCACAGCGCCAGCGCCTGGAGTATCTGGCGCATCGCGACAGCTTGACGGGGCTGCCCAACCGCGACTGGTTCGTCGAGCAGCTGGGCGACGCCATGACCCAGTCGCTCAACCATGGCGAGCAGATGGCGCTGCTGATACTCAACGTCGATCGCTTCAAGGACGTGAACGACAGCTTTGGCCATGTCGTGGGCGACGAGGTGCTCAGGCATATCGCGCAGCAGGTGCGGCTGAGCCTGCGCCCGGGCGACCTCATGGGGCGCATGGCCGGCGACGAGCTGGCCGTGCTCGCACGCAATCTGCGCCACCGTGAAGGCGCGGCCGCCGTGGCGCGCCATCTGATCGATGCCGCCGGCAAGGCCTGGTGCACCCCGGACGGCATCGAGGTGGCGACCGGGATCAGCGTGGGCATTGCCATGTTCCCCGAGGACGCGCGCACGCCCGAGCAGCTGCTGCAAGGCGCGCATTCCGCCGTCTACGGTGCCAAGGCCAGCGGGCGCAGGGCGC
Protein-coding regions in this window:
- a CDS encoding aminotransferase class V-fold PLP-dependent enzyme gives rise to the protein MPGLLPDVDPDGLLEFSVVYTDRALNHMSRRFVGVMQDILGTLKQVYHAHTAVLVPGSGTFGMEAVARQFANQKKVLIVRNGWFSYRWSQIFDADKGLGGGAVVCKARRQGAGAQDPWAPCPAEEVAAAIRAERPAVVFAPHVETASGIMLSDDYIRTVSAAAHEVGALFVLDCVASGAMWVDMQATGVDVLISAPQKGWSSSPCCAMVMLSERARQAIEATQSSSFSCDLKKWMQIAEGYEKGQHAYHTTMPTDALVQLRDVMLETRDYGFAKVRAEQIELGAKVRALLESRGFPSVAAEGWKAPGVVVSYTTDPGIQSGKKFLEIGLQTASGVPLQCDEGADFQTFRIGLFGLEKWHNVERTVGHLAAALDRLAPGR
- a CDS encoding DUF445 domain-containing protein, whose protein sequence is MPDPQPTTDTPAGAAADAQAGGVPERQAQLVRAKRQATGLLVAVVCVFALTYLLPPGLLQACLRAMSEAAMVGALADWFAVSALFRRIPLPVLQRHTDIIARNKERIGGNLAGFVRDKFLDGPSLVAMIRRHDPAGMLAQWLAEPANAGLLGRQVGRLALTALDTVEDAKIQSFLSQAARALLGQIDLSRSMAAALGALTYEGRHQVLLDDLLERLGTMVRNEETRAFVADTLVQWLRREHPLKQKLLPTDWLSGKGAAAITHAVDTLLKTVAEDPRHELREALDAGVQRLITRLQTDPDWARRAQDVRAYLQNDELLGRYVSELWADMRARLRADLANRDSELSRRVAAMGQWLGLALAGDAALRVRLNVRLQLWVASFSSELAQSVAEHIRTTVQRWDAQEMARLVELHIGRDLQYIRINGTVVGGAIGLLLFALSHAGALWALVTAG
- a CDS encoding MarC family protein gives rise to the protein MDLPLPHLLLAFGKSLLFTLAGVLPIINPLATAPVFVDLTRGMSDGGRAALARRIGKNIALLLAGAMLSGSYLLDFFGVSLPVVRVAGGMIVASIAWRMLNAQQSTSEDTTQMAQSLSEDRVRIKAFYPLTFPLTCGPGSIAVAIAVGASLHSRRSVTETMVNIAGGLVGAVLLGMLVALTFRYANRVLQRLGETGQIVFLRLMAFMLLCVGVEIIWSGARVLILGVMNAG
- a CDS encoding FAD-linked oxidase C-terminal domain-containing protein, producing the protein MSSSPSPTASAPERAARQQEVVQALSACVPQHALLWQSEDTTPYECDGLTAYRQRPLVVCLPETEEQVQAVLKTCHRLQVPVVARGAGTGLSGGAMPHAMGVTLSLAKFNRILDVDPVSRTARVQCGVRNLAISEAAAPHGLYYAPDPSSQIACTIGGNVAENSGGVHCLKYGLTVHNVLRVRGFTAEGEPVTFGSEALDTPGYDLLAAAIGSEGMLAVALEVTVRLIPSPQLARCIMASFDDVRKAGDAVAAVIAAGIIPAGLEMMDKPMTAAVEDFVKAGYDLTAEAILLCESDGTPEEVEEEIGRMSEVLRAAGATAISVSQDEAERMRFWSGRKNAFPASGRISPDYMCMDSTIPRKRLADILLAIQEMEKKYGLRCCNVFHAGDGNLHPLILFDANDPDELHRCELFGADILETSVAMGGTVTGEHGVGVEKLNSMCTQFTTEENAQMIALKHAFDPSGLLNPGKVIPTLNRCAEYGKMLVRGGRLAHPDLPRF
- a CDS encoding LysR substrate-binding domain-containing protein — its product is MAASFSASAARRIPPIQCLLTFEALARLRSVTLTADELCVTPSAVSHRVKQLEQILGTRLFGRADFSLTTDGSAYLAHVREGLTALQHFPGGGAAPGKRRLKIAVTPTFARAILIPRLRQFTEAYPEIDLALHVSIPLLDVLAEDADLVVRYGPGHYADVEHVEISRDVLTPLASPAFVREHGPFDRPEDLEGLPLLRSPLEPWRSWFAVVGLDWAEPNEGSQFNDVGLMCDAAAAGMGVAPARLKLAAPWLEQGTLVRLFDIDAPSPHAHYLCWHTGTMDRWECAAFADWLRRAMA
- the purU gene encoding formyltetrahydrofolate deformylase; its protein translation is MTPAYILTLSCPDRLGLVHAVSGFLLEHGGNIEEAAQYNDDATGLFFMRVQFACAEHDCATLKEHLARFAEPYAMRWSLHAKSEAMRTVLMVSREGHCLNDLLFRVKSGLLPIDIRAIISNHRDFYQLAASYNIPFHHIPVTAATKAQAEARQYEIIESEGAELVVLARYMQVLSNELCTKLAGRAINIHHSFLPSFKGAKPYYQAHDRGVKLIGATAHYVTADLDEGPIIEQDVARADHTDAVEDLTARGRDTESLVLARAVKWHSEHRVLLNGHKTVVFR
- a CDS encoding EAL domain-containing protein, which translates into the protein MAPWWGMALYLAAGIVWVSVGDALLEHWVRTPEQLARWQTVKGGLYVVFTGLLAWWLLAQMRSAERLRHAALERSETMLRLALDGSGSGMWDWDLARRRTSGSPGLWRLLRCSEQRPPQRLNLLRRLHPEDRPRLHRAVLRAIATGKPFDESARLQCFDGSYCWFQARGQCHRDAQGRPVRFSGILTDLTDSRAADERQRLASTVVDNAVEGVIVADAQGHILSVNPAVTRVLGYSEGELLGRNPRILQSGRHDRAFYEAMWGAVRRTGRWQGEIWNRRKNGEVFPEHMSLSAVRDAEGEITHYVCMFSDISHEKAQRQRLEYLAHRDSLTGLPNRDWFVEQLGDAMTQSLNHGEQMALLILNVDRFKDVNDSFGHVVGDEVLRHIAQQVRLSLRPGDLMGRMAGDELAVLARNLRHREGAAAVARHLIDAAGKAWCTPDGIEVATGISVGIAMFPEDARTPEQLLQGAHSAVYGAKASGRRAHAFFDDSMIQAARERLEIEARLRVALAQGHLALHYQPQLSVTTGRIEGAEALVRWCDPEEGVISPARFIPIAETSGVVGPLGRWVMQEACRQAQAWRQAGLPEIRVAVNVSPRQFQIDDVADCAALALSVSGLPAHCLELELTESALAERPETMRQVLQRLRAQGVRIAVDDFGTGYSSLSHLKRFPIDVLKIDQGFIRDIPANTDDMAISATIIAMGHSLGLTVLAEGVETTAQLDFLRERGCDSYQGYLCSRPVPAQEFERLLRAQSAA